In Zunongwangia sp. HGR-M22, the sequence ACACTTAATCCCGAATGTTCAGCAAGTGCTTCCTGAGAAAAACCCTTTTGGATTCTGAAGTTTTTAATATGGCTTGATAAATTTTGATTTTCCATAATTGCTCGATTTTGATTCATTAAAAATTAACTCGA encodes:
- a CDS encoding helix-turn-helix domain-containing protein codes for the protein MENQNLSSHIKNFRIQKGFSQEALAEHSGLSVRTIQRMEKNDSMPNADSLKKVAEVLKIPIE